A portion of the Vulpes vulpes isolate BD-2025 chromosome 5, VulVul3, whole genome shotgun sequence genome contains these proteins:
- the LOC112930630 gene encoding olfactory receptor 5M5-like, with product MLKNNYTAVTEFILLGLTDRAELQPVLFVVFLVIYLITVLGNVSMILLIRSDSKLHTPMYFFLSHLSFVDLCYTTSVAPQMLVHFLSKRKAISFLGCLLQFHFFIALVITDYYMLTVMAYDRYVAICKPLLYGSKMSRCVCFSLVATPYIYGFVNGLAQTILMLRLSFCGPNEINHFYCADPPLIVLACSDTYVKETAMFVVAGFNLTCSLAIILISYIFIFSTILRIHSAEGRRKAFSTCGSHLTAVTIFYGTLFCMHLRPPSETSVEQSKIVAVFYIFVSPMLNPFIYSLRNKDVKSAIRKVVQKELLFK from the coding sequence ATGTTAAAGAACAACTACACAGCAGTGACTGAGTTTATTCTCCTGGGACTGACAGATCGAGCTGAGTTGCAGCCTGTCCTTTTTGTGGTCTTCCTAGTCATCTACCTTATCACAGTGCTTGGCAATGTTAGCATGATTTTGCTAATCAGAAGTGACTCAAAACTTCACACTccaatgtacttcttcctcagtcATCTCTCTTTTGTGGACCTCTGTTATACTACCAGTGTTGCTCCACAGATGCTGGTTCATTTCTTATCCAAGAGAAAAGCCATTTCCTTCTTGGGTTGCCTTCTGCAATTCCACTTTTTCATTGCTCTGGTGATCACCGATTATTATATGCTCAcagtgatggcctatgaccgctacgtggccatctgcaaaccccTGTTGTATGGCAGCAAGATGTCCaggtgtgtctgcttctctctcgttGCCACCCCTTATATTTATGGCTTTGTGAATGGTCTGGCACAGACCATCCTGATGCTTCGCCTCTCCTTCTGTGGACCCAATGAAATCAACCACTTTTACTGTGCAGACCCACCTCTCATAGTCCTTGCCTGCTCAGACACTTATGTCAAAGAAACTGCCATGTTTGTGGTGGCTGGTTTCAATCTCACCTGTTCTCTAGCCATCATTCTCAtctcatacattttcattttctccaccaTTCTGCGCATCCACTCTGCTGAGGGGAGACGCAAAGCCTTCTCCACCTGTGGGTCCCATTTGACGGCTGTCACCATCTTTTATGGGACTCTGTTCTGCATGCACCTGAGACCCCCTTCTGAGACATCTGTAGAACAGAGCAAAATTGTTGCTGTGTTTTATATCTTTGTGAGTCCTATGTTAAACCCTTTTATTTATAGCCTGCGGAACAAAGATGTTAAAAGTGCAATCAGGAAAGTTGTCCAAaaggaattattatttaaatag
- the LOC112930551 gene encoding olfactory receptor 5M11, giving the protein MSITNDSAIREFILLGLTDRPELQPLLFVLFLGVYLVTLLGNLGMMVLIRLDSRLHKPMYFFLTNLAFVDLCYTSNATPQMLTNFLSEKKTISFAGCFAQCYIFIALLLTEFYMLAAMAYDRYVAICNPLHYSMKMSRRVCICLATFPYVYGFSDGLLQAILTFRLNFCRSNVINHFYCADPPLIKLSCSDTYVKEHAMLISASFNLSNSLSIILVSYAFIIAAILRIKSAEGRQKAFSTCGSHMMAVTLFYGTLFCMYVRPPTDKTVEESKIIAVFYTFVSPVLNPLIYSLRNKDVKQALKNVLKRNMVIKMRLPPVSNKS; this is encoded by the coding sequence ATGTCCATCACAAATGATAGTGCAATAAGAGAATTCATTCTCCTGGGGCTCACAGATCGTCCCGAGCTCCAACCTCTCCTCTTTGTGCTGTTTCTGGGTGTGTACCTCGTCACCCTCTTGGGCAACCTGGGCATGATGGTATTAATCAGGCTGGACTCCCGCCTTCACAaacccatgtacttcttcctcactAATTTGGCCTTTGTAGACTTGTGCTACACCTCAAATGCAACCCCGCAGATGTTGACTAATTTTTTATCAGAGAAGAAGACCATCAGTTTTGCTGGCTGCTTTGCGCAGTGTTACATTTTCATTGCACTTCTCCTCACTGAGTTTTACATGCTGGCAGcaatggcctatgaccgctatgtggccatatGTAACCCTCTACATTATAGTATGAAAATGTCCAGGCGTGTCTGCATCTGCTTGGCCACATTTCCTTATGTCTATGGATTCTCAGATGGGCTCTTGCAGGCTATCCTGACCTTTCGCTTGAACTTCTGTAGATCCAATGTCATCAACCACTTCTACTGTGCTGACCCGCCACTGATTAAGCTTTCTTGCTCTGATACTTATGTCAAAGAGCATGCCATGCTCATATCAGCTAGCTTCAACCTCTCCAACTCCCTCAGCATCATCCTGGTATCCTATGCTTTCATTATTGCTGCCATCCTCCGGATCAAATCAGCAGAGGGAAGACAGAAAGCATTTTCCACCTGTGGTTCCCACATGATGGCTGTGACCTTATTTTATGGGACGCTCTTCTGCATGTATGTAAGACCACCAACAGATAAGACTGTCGAGGAATCCAAAATCATAGCAGTCTTCTACACCTTTGTGAGTCCAGTGCTTAATCCACTGATATACAGTCTGCGGAACAAAGATGTAAAGCAAGCCTTGAAGAATGTCCTCAAAAGAAATATGGTCATTAAGATGAGACTGCCTCCAGTTTCCAATAAATCATAA
- the LOC112930586 gene encoding olfactory receptor 5M5-like has protein sequence MLKNNYTAVTEFILLGLTDRAELQPVLFVVFLVIYLITVLGNVSMILLIRSDSKLHTPMYFFLSHLSFVDLCYTTNVSPQMLVHFLSKRKAISFLGCLLQFHFFIALVITDYYMLTVMAYDRYVAICKPLLYGSKMSRCVCFSLVATPYIYGFVNGLAQTILMLRLSFCGPNEINHFYCADPPLIVLACSDTYVKETAMFVVAGFNLTCSLAIILISYIFIFSTILRIHSAEGRRKAFSTCGSHLTAVTIFYGTLFCMYLRPPSETSVEQSKIVAVFYIFVSPMLNPFIYSLRNKDVKNAIRKVFQKKLLN, from the coding sequence ATGTTAAAGAACAACTACACAGCAGTGACTGAGTTTATTCTCCTGGGACTGACAGATCGAGCTGAGTTGCAGCCTGTCCTTTTTGTGGTCTTCCTAGTCATCTACCTTATCACAGTGCTTGGCAATGTTAGCATGATTTTGTTAATCAGAAGTGACTCAAAACTTCACACTccaatgtacttcttcctcagtcATCTCTCTTTTGTGGACCTCTGTTATACCACCAATGTCTCTCCACAGATGCTGGTTCATTTCTTATCCAAGAGAAAAGCCATTTCCTTCTTGGGTTGCCTTCTGCAATTCCACTTTTTCATTGCCCTGGTGATCACCGATTATTATATGCTCAcagtgatggcctatgaccgctacgtggccatctgcaaaccccTGTTGTATGGCAGCAAGATGTCCaggtgtgtctgcttctctctcgttGCCACCCCTTATATTTATGGCTTTGTGAATGGTCTGGCACAGACCATCCTGATGCTTCGCCTCTCCTTCTGTGGACCCAATGAAATCAACCACTTTTACTGTGCAGACCCACCTCTCATAGTCCTTGCCTGCTCAGACACTTATGTCAAAGAAACTGCCATGTTTGTGGTGGCTGGTTTCAATCTCACCTGTTCTCTAGCCATCATTCTCAtctcatacattttcattttctccaccaTTCTGCGCATCCACTCTGCTGAGGGGAGGCGCAAAGCCTTCTCTACCTGTGGGTCCCATTTGACGGCTGTCACCATCTTTTATGGGACTCTGTTCTGCATGTACCTGAGACCCCCTTCTGAGACATCTGTAGAACAGAGCAAAATTGTTGCTGTGTTTTATATCTTTGTGAGTCCTATGTTAAACCCTTTTATTTATAGCCTGCGGaacaaagatgttaaaaatgCAATCAGGAaagttttccaaaagaaattgTTAAATTAA